A genomic region of Paroedura picta isolate Pp20150507F chromosome 4, Ppicta_v3.0, whole genome shotgun sequence contains the following coding sequences:
- the SUGP2 gene encoding SURP and G-patch domain-containing protein 2, producing MTSRRMTRETFDALMQAKMKRYHLDRSDPIDEALHQLRVHSRPVARTHYDEDFIDNSEYPRSDWREDTREDFSLPSYRSSSPVGEEDDYYNKSYSQLSSRNRDYTHPTSRERDYGRSSSPDRDYDGSLNRDRAFDRPVSRKREYDNGPPRKATRLHATDYSSSELLSDFRSLGPLEEDYSTARSQSNDLDYGFPLEREFSPSLRGSRGRGKRGMATRGMAKGKGDMAGPLKKWEDKTDYQLTDPPDRPKQRIMPSNRPHLNLRPHLALPRVGLHLGNLESTQSSWDEEPNLDLASPSDIFSTFGIEIIKWAGFQQIKKDPEYLELYQVLFSLETETCAKALASFKCSLKPEHREFCFSVVKPLQHAALKTPKVDNEFLNLLMEKRVMAAKNDFFKVIKPFDQYMMRLQDRLLKSVTPLLMACNSYELSFKSSNFSDHQQMATAFETTVSLCRKSLALLGQTFAMASAFRQEKILAAIGIQESAPPPTLFPNFDTSALFGREYIEVLQNWMEKSGCPVELKKGPSAPIQRNVPETRPKIKIPLRADRKVVETIEKLVNLMIAGTLKARAKIELQGKPEYWFLHEEDSLEYKYYKLKLTEMERLMATPKEEPKEEKTPEEHASNAVKLIMYAQKVASIKRRLFRRKRPGILQRAARARKSRKITVGTQTVLSAGTMLKQQRLHGQGLAASSGMGPSSSNKAHPPISSSDPEEPLSVGEAPAGEPCMEVPGPAQSLADQFSNVDAKTMEMAEKLAKFVAQVGPEIEQFSIDNSADNPDLWFLQDRESSAFKFYRAKVNELCPSINFSAVQESADSSQSPECMESDEGEGEEEEEEEEEAEFEEGTPQPKRRRGEGEEESVPADEEAEEMLTEEGAEKTEEPGTAEEGQAGSSSEGAALKPVGQAASSAPPQRKRISSKSLKVGMIRAQKRVCHVEEPQVHEPVRIAYDRPRGYGSYKRKKFPQQQKTKDMEFMQKKLTQKNIGFQMLKKMGWQEGRGLGSHGDGIREPIKVGSTSAGEGLGVAGEKKEDTFDTFRQRMINMYNLKRGCK from the exons ATGACCTCTCGGCGGATGACGCGAGAGACTTTCGATGCCCTTATGCAGGCCAAGATGAAGCGGTACCATCTGGACCGAAGTGACCCCATCGACGAGGCCCTCCATCAGCTTCGAG TTCATTCACGGCCAGTCGCACGGACCCACTATGATGAGGATTTCATTGACAACAGCGAGTACCCACGTAGTGACTGGAGAGAAGATACCCGTGAGGATTTTTCACTGCCCTCCTATAGATCTAGCAGCCCCGTTGGAGAGGAAGATGACTACTATAACAAAAGCTACAGTCAACTGTCTTCACGGAATCGGGACTATACCCACCCAACTTCCCGGGAACGAGACTATGGCCGTTCATCTTCCCCAGACCGGGATTATGATGGTTCCCTGAACAGGGATCGCGCATTTGACCGCCCAGTTTCTCGGAAGCGAGAATATGACAACGGCCCTCCTCGGAAAGCCACTCGACTCCATGCTACTGACTACAGCTCTTCCGAACTGCTGAGTGATTTTAGATCTCTGGGGCCTTTAGAAGAGGATTACAGCACTGCACGCAGTCAGAGTAACGACTTGGACTATGGATTTCCGCTTGAGCGAGAATTCAGTCCATCTTTGCGGGGCAGCCGAGGGAGGGGCAAACGGGGCATGGCCACTCGAGGCATGGCTAAAGGTAAAGGGGACATGGCTGGTCCCCTCAAGAAATGGGAGGATAAAACAGACTATCAGTTAACAGACCCTCCTGATCGCCCCAAGCAGAGAATTATGCCTTCCAATCGACCCCACCTTAACCTGAGACCCCATCTGGCCCTCCCAAGAGTTGGCCTGCATCTTGGCAATCTGGAGTCCACGCAGAGCAGCTGGGATGAAGAGCCCAATTTGGACCTGGCCAGCCCTTCTGACATCTTTTCAACTTTCGGCATTGAAATCATTAAGTGGGCAGGGTTCCAGCAGATCAAGAAAGACCCAGAATACTTGGAGTTGTATCAGGTCCTCTTCTCGCTGGAGACGGAGACGTGTGCCAAGGCACTGGCCTCGTTCAAGTGCTCGCTGAAGCCGGAGCACCGTGAGTTCTGCTTCTCCGTCGTCAAGCCTTTGCAGCATGCGGCCTTGAAGACCCCCAAGGTGGACAATGAGTTCTTGAATCTGCTTATGGAGAAGAGGGTAATGGCAGCCAAGAATGACTTTTTCAAGGTCATCAAGCCATTTGACCAGTACATGATGCGGCTGCAGGACCGTCTCCTCAAAAGCGTCACTCCCCTCCTGATGGCCTGCAACTCCTACGAGCTGAGTTTCAAGAGCAGTAACTTCAGTGACCACCAGCAGATGGCCACCGCCTTTGAAACCACTGTTTCCCTCTGCCGCAAATCCCTGGCCCTCCTCGGACAGACCTTCGCTATGGCCTCTGCATTCAGGCAGGAGAAAATCCTGGCAGCAATTGGGATCCAGGAATCCGCACCTCCACCCACTTTGTTCCCCAACTTCGACACCTCGGCCTTGTTTGGGAGGGAGTACATCGAGGTTTTGCAGAACTGGATGGAGAAGAGCGGCTGCCCAGTTGAGCTCAAGAAAGGCCCGTCAGCGCCAATCCAAAGGAACGTTCCGGAAACCAGGCCTAAGATTAAAA TCCCACTGCGGGCTGATCGAAAAGTGGTGGAGACGATCGAAAAGCTGGTGAACCTGATGATCGCTGGCACCCTGAAGGCCAGAGCGAAAATTGAGTTGCAGGGCAAACCGGAATACTG GTTTTTGCATGAAGAGGATAGCCTGGAATACAAATACTACAAGCTGAAGCTAACCGAAATGGAGCGGCTGATGGCCACGCCCAAGGAGGAACCAAAGGAGGAGAAGACCCCCGAAGAGCACGCCTCAAATGCTGTGAAGCTGATAATGTATGCGCAGAAAGTGGCCAGCATCAAGAGGAGGCTTTTCCGGAGGAAACGGCCTGGGATCCTGCAGCGGGCGGCCAGGGCCAGGAAAAGCAGGAAAATAACTGTTGGGACCCAAACTGTCCTGTCGGCTGGGACAATGCTCAAGCAGCAGCGCCTGCATGGCCAGGGCTTGGCTGCATCCTCGGGGATGGGCCCTTCCTCCTCaaacaaagcccaccctcccatcAGCAGCAGTGATCCAGAAGAGCCGCTGTCTGTGGGGGAAGCTCCGGCTGGTGAGCCCTGTATGGAAGTTCCTGGTCCAGCCCAGTCCTTGGCAGACCAGTTTTCCAATG TGGATGCCAAAACTatggaaatggcagagaagctggCCAAGTTTGTAGCCCAGGTTGGGCCagaaattgagcagttcagcaTTGATAATAGCGCTGACAACCCAGACCTCTG GTTTCTCCAGGACCGAGAGAGTTCGGCTTTCAAGTTCTACCGTGCAAAAGTCAATGAGCTGTGTCCCTCCATTAACTTCAGCGCTGTGCAAGAATCAGCGGACTCCAGCCAAAGCCCAGAATGTATGGAGAGCgacgagggggagggggaggaggaggaagaggaagaggaagaagctgagTTTGAAGAAGGGACCCCGCAGCCGaaaaggagaagaggggaaggtgaAGAGGAATCTGTCCCTGCGGATGAGGAGGCAGAAGAAATGCTCACTGAAGAAGGTGCAGAAAAAACCGAAGAACCAGGAACAGCCGAGGAAGGGCAGGCAGGATCCTCCTCGGAAGGTGCTGCCTTAAAGCCGGTTGGCCAGGCGGCTTCCAGTGCCCCTCCGCAACGCAAGAGAATCAGCAGCAAATCCTTGAAAGTGGGCATGATCCGTGCGCAGAAGAGGGTCTGCCACGTGGAAGAACCACAAG TCCACGAACCAGTCCGGATTGCTTACGACCGACCACGCGGCTATGGGTCTTACAAGAGGAAAAAG